The following coding sequences are from one Danaus plexippus chromosome 13 unlocalized genomic scaffold, MEX_DaPlex mxdp_15, whole genome shotgun sequence window:
- the LOC116770201 gene encoding protein yellow, whose product MGVFKALILLQLVYLSTCMEQLDIIYEWNQLDFEFPSPEARQQAIDNGSFIPENNIPMGLEVFADRLFITVPRWRNGVPASLTYVNLKDNSTKSPKLIPYPNWEAHNIVDGKPEIVSPFRVRADRCGRLWVLDNGKIGSLEANVTKFTPFISIYDLKTDNLLRKYVFPEDQVKEDSGFANIAVEDIDCDRTYAYAGDVGKAGVVVYSWEKNDSWRITHHFFNPDPLACDFSVKGYNFSWTDAIFGIGISAPNADNFSTIYFHPMASNNEFAVSTEYLRNKTVAEQNFDAFKVLGSRGPNAQSSASFVDPKTGVLFYSLVNLNAVACWRTTNKEYLMKNQGRIYMDDVKMIYPTDIKVDYDENLWVLSNRMPIWMYAKLDSNDTNFRVFSAPVLKAISHTACDVTARSDILDKFVNKVKNVTKNISSKLNPNSAPILSSSSLTSLVVLTVLSLFV is encoded by the exons ATGGGGGTCTTTAAAGCCCTGATTCTACTCCAGTTAGTGTACCTCAGTACGTGTATGGAACAGTTGGACATCATCTATGAATGGAATCAACTAGATTTCGAGTTTCCCTCGCCTGAGGCTCGTCAGCAGGCCATAGACAACGGCAGCTTCATCCCGGAGAACAACATACCAATGGGCCTGGAGGTGTTCGCAGATCGGCTGTTTATAACAGTCCCACGGTGGAGGAATGGAGTGCCCGCCAGTTTGACATATGTCAATCTGAAAG ACAACTCGACGAAGTCACCTAAACTGATCCCGTATCCGAATTGGGAGGCTCACAACATCGTCGATGGTAAACCTGAGATCGTCTCTCCGTTCAGGGTGAGAGCTGACAGATGCGGTCGTCTTTGGGTTTTGGACAATGGGAAGATTGGCAGCCTCGAAGCTAACGTCACCAAGTTCACAccatttatatctatttacgACCTGAAGACGGACAATCTCTTGAGGAAGTACGTGTTCCCCGAGGACCAAGTGAAGGAAGATTCAGGGTTCGCGAACATTGCCGTGGAGGATATAGACTGTGATAGAACTTATGCTTACGCCGGTGACGTCGGGAAGGCCGGGGTCGTGGTGTACTCGTGGGAGAAGAACGACTCCTGGAGGATCACCCATCACTTCTTCAACCCCGACCCGCTGGCCTGTGACTTCAGCGTGAAGGGCTACAACTTCAGCTGGACAGACGCCATCTTCGGCATCGGCATATCGGCGCCAAACGCTGACAACTTCAGCACGATATACTTCCACCCGATGGCCAGCAACAACGAGTTCGCCGTCTCCACTGAGTACTTGAGAAACAAGACGGTCGCCGAACAGAACTTCGACGCCTTCAAAGTCCTCGGCAGCAGAGGACCGAATGCGCAGTCCAGCGCCTCGTTCGTGGACCCGAAGACCGGGGTGTTGTTCTATTCGCTGGTAAATCTGAACGCCGTAGCGTGCTGGAGAACCACCAACAAGGAATACCTGATGAAGAATCAGGGAAGAATATACATGGATGATGTTAAAATGATCTATCCCACGGACATCAAGGTGGACTACGACGAGAACCTCTGGGTCCTGTCGAATCGCATGCCAATATGGATGTACGCTAAGCTGGACAGTAACGACACCAACTTCAGGGTGTTCTCCGCTCCGGTCCTCAAAGCGATCAGTCACACAGCCTGTGACGTCACCGCCAGATCAGACATCCTCGACAAGTTCGTTAATAAAGTCAAAAACGTCACCAAAAACATATCGTCCAAGTTGAATCCCAACTCCGCGCCGATCCTCTCGTCCTCTTCATTGACATCCCTCGTAGTTCTGACCGTCTTGAGTTTGTTTGTGTGA